A genome region from Leptodactylus fuscus isolate aLepFus1 chromosome 6, aLepFus1.hap2, whole genome shotgun sequence includes the following:
- the LOC142209919 gene encoding cornifelin homolog A-like, with translation MAGQQMSMTYPVTAQPQVVTVFTNSNPINSQWSSDVMDCCQDMGICLCGTFFPLCLACRVASDFGECCCLPVVGGAMLAIRTGLRERHHIPGSVCSDCVCLTFCGPCSLCQMAREQKARKGQHNM, from the exons ATGTCAATGACTTACCCGGTGACGGCGCAGCCTCAGGTGGTGACGGtattcaccaactccaaccctaTTAACAGTCAGTGGAGCTCGGATGTCATGGACTGCTGCCAGGATATGGGAATCT GTCTATGTGGAACATTTTTCCCGCTCTGCTTGGCCTGCAGAGTGGCTTCAGATTTTGGAGAGTGCTGCTGCCTGCCAGTGGTAGGGGGTGCTATGCTCGCCATACGTACCGGCCTAAGAGAACGACATCATATCCCG GGCTCCGTCTGCAGTGACTGTGTGTGTCTGACATTCTGCGGCCCCTGCTCTCTATGTCAGATGGCTCGTGAGCAGAAGGCCAGAAAGGGACAGCACAACATGTAA